In a single window of the Olivibacter sp. SDN3 genome:
- a CDS encoding sugar phosphate isomerase/epimerase translates to MDIKVLSPLWGHEHLDYKEFLEKVRTADYDGFDLWIPHCPTEKKLLFDFLQKHEMFIVTQQHSAAGDTFESFRDSYVKKLYECAEPGPLLINSHTGRDYFSLEQHLELLDAAQEFTEKTGITVAHETHRGRLGYSPQQMEQIFKLRDGIKITADFSHWTCVTESMLENFTDTVTEAISRTRHVHARAGYEQGPQVADPRAPEWDYALQHFLQWWDRIVDCNAQIGSKQLTFTTEFGPAPYMPQIPFTCKAVANQFEINCFMKDLLKHRYKKINFSSF, encoded by the coding sequence ATGGACATAAAAGTACTTAGCCCTTTATGGGGCCATGAACATCTTGATTACAAGGAGTTTTTAGAAAAAGTAAGAACTGCTGATTATGACGGTTTTGATCTGTGGATCCCTCACTGCCCCACAGAAAAAAAGCTGTTGTTTGATTTTCTCCAAAAGCATGAAATGTTTATTGTGACACAACAGCATAGCGCAGCGGGGGATACGTTTGAAAGTTTTAGGGACTCTTATGTGAAAAAATTATACGAATGTGCGGAGCCCGGTCCTCTGCTTATCAATTCACATACGGGCAGAGATTATTTTTCGTTGGAGCAGCATCTTGAACTACTGGATGCAGCGCAGGAGTTTACGGAGAAAACGGGTATCACCGTGGCGCATGAAACACATCGGGGAAGGCTAGGGTATTCGCCACAGCAAATGGAGCAGATCTTTAAACTTAGGGACGGCATTAAAATAACGGCAGATTTTTCGCATTGGACTTGTGTCACAGAGAGTATGCTGGAGAATTTTACAGACACGGTTACCGAGGCAATAAGCCGTACCAGACATGTTCATGCCCGCGCGGGCTACGAACAAGGCCCTCAGGTAGCTGACCCCCGGGCGCCGGAATGGGATTATGCGTTACAGCATTTTTTGCAATGGTGGGATAGGATAGTTGATTGCAATGCGCAGATCGGCAGCAAACAATTAACCTTTACCACAGAATTTGGCCCTGCACCGTATATGCCGCAGATCCCCTTTACCTGCAAAGCGGTAGCAAACCAGTTTGAGATCAACTGCTTTATGAAGGATTTGCTCAAGCATCGATATAAAAAAATTAATTTTTCTTCATTCTAA
- a CDS encoding AraC family transcriptional regulator — protein sequence MENYVKYLNISSLEKDWGFYVTTVGSARVGPNKNYPNNREHPIDHSFTWDKGRILDGYYIVFITKGEGILESAKTKPCNVRAGTCFLLFPGVWHRYKPHPHSGWEEYWVGFNGAYPNELMQKDIFSTGNPFIEVGMSEELLQLFRNLISHVISAEAGYRQIITGITLQILGLLNTVSKYRTFEVDHQSKLISKAKFLLQESIENPINLEEMVKELPMGYSKFRKSFKAITGVSPNQYHLDLRLDKAKELLSSTNLTINEIAYKTGFGSIFYFSRLFKKKNGRSPKAFRMKKN from the coding sequence ATGGAAAACTACGTTAAATATCTTAACATTAGCAGTTTAGAGAAAGACTGGGGTTTTTATGTCACTACGGTAGGCTCTGCCAGAGTTGGCCCGAATAAAAACTACCCGAATAATCGGGAACACCCAATAGATCATTCTTTTACCTGGGACAAGGGAAGGATACTCGATGGTTACTATATCGTTTTTATCACCAAGGGTGAAGGCATACTGGAATCCGCAAAAACAAAGCCGTGCAACGTAAGAGCAGGCACCTGCTTTCTATTATTTCCCGGTGTATGGCATCGGTATAAACCGCATCCACATTCCGGATGGGAAGAGTATTGGGTAGGATTTAATGGAGCTTATCCAAATGAACTGATGCAAAAAGATATATTCAGCACTGGAAATCCATTTATCGAGGTAGGGATGAGCGAAGAGCTATTACAGCTCTTCCGCAATCTTATCAGTCATGTCATCTCAGCAGAAGCAGGTTACCGTCAAATCATCACAGGAATTACCTTACAGATTTTAGGCCTGTTAAATACCGTATCCAAATACCGCACCTTCGAAGTAGACCATCAATCAAAATTGATCTCTAAAGCGAAGTTTCTCTTACAGGAATCCATTGAAAATCCAATAAATTTGGAAGAAATGGTCAAGGAGTTACCCATGGGCTATTCAAAATTCAGAAAAAGCTTTAAAGCCATCACGGGCGTATCACCCAACCAATACCATCTTGACCTCCGCTTAGATAAAGCGAAGGAGCTTCTTTCATCGACCAACTTAACCATCAACGAAATCGCCTATAAAACAGGTTTTGGTTCCATATTTTATTTCTCACGTTTATTCAAGAAAAAAAATGGTCGCTCCCCAAAGGCATTTAGAATGAAGAAAAATTAA
- a CDS encoding phytanoyl-CoA dioxygenase family protein, protein MNTTITPAQIAYYQQNGYLVIDDFLDRSELEYWRAAVEEALAERNGQKMPGKEGKIGDDDGINKDAEYYGKVFDQLINLWQTNEKMKDLMCDARIGEMAAKLAEVDGIRIWHDQALIKKPWANPTSWHLDTPFWSFSDRRALSIWVALDDATLENGCLFFIPGSHRETTFENPGIGKNMDAIFTFYPSFVKSKSVAAPMRAGSCSFHNGLTIHGAHANMTSGVRRAMTCAYMPNGNVYNGIPNILPQDYLDKIKEGDLLDNEDQNPLIFSTGS, encoded by the coding sequence ATGAACACAACGATCACACCGGCCCAGATAGCATATTATCAGCAGAATGGTTACCTTGTTATCGATGATTTTCTTGATCGTTCGGAACTGGAGTATTGGCGGGCGGCAGTTGAAGAGGCCCTGGCCGAGAGAAATGGGCAAAAAATGCCAGGTAAAGAGGGGAAGATCGGTGACGATGACGGGATCAATAAAGACGCAGAATATTACGGTAAGGTGTTCGACCAGTTGATAAACCTTTGGCAGACCAACGAGAAGATGAAAGATCTGATGTGCGACGCTAGGATAGGCGAGATGGCTGCAAAACTTGCCGAGGTGGATGGTATCCGGATCTGGCATGATCAGGCCTTGATAAAAAAGCCTTGGGCAAACCCCACTTCTTGGCATCTGGACACACCGTTTTGGTCCTTTTCTGATCGTCGGGCCTTGTCCATTTGGGTGGCGCTAGACGATGCCACGCTTGAAAATGGCTGTCTTTTTTTTATTCCAGGCAGCCACAGGGAAACTACGTTTGAAAACCCGGGGATAGGGAAGAATATGGATGCTATTTTTACATTTTACCCATCATTTGTAAAATCTAAATCTGTAGCGGCGCCGATGAGAGCAGGAAGCTGTTCGTTTCATAACGGTCTCACGATTCACGGCGCACATGCCAACATGACCTCAGGTGTGCGACGGGCAATGACATGTGCTTATATGCCGAACGGGAACGTCTATAACGGTATACCCAACATTTTGCCACAGGATTATCTCGATAAAATAAAAGAAGGGGATCTATTGGATAATGAAGATCAAAACCCATTAATATTCAGTACTGGATCTTAA
- a CDS encoding glycosyl hydrolase — protein sequence MNINRRRFIKVSSLTAVGLPLLPMGSLLAVPAKGGDSSPVLNEEFYRAFKDPANSYRPFVRWWWNGNRLDAQEIIRELDVMKAAGIGGVEINPIRFPGDTDDLGIATLDWLSDEWIEMLKVALKGAKERGIVCDMIVGSGWPFGGEFLSRNDQSQMIALETRNLQGGKTYKLSAQELLDVVDPEFHSKHEDKLKELVMVKLVPMQLSDLNSCLDLTEQIGGDSISVDVPDGEYVLYYLVKLTGFMAVINGAPGAGGPVLNHYSKTAVERYLNRMSDKLKEHIGPLGDYFRSFFTDSLELEGANWCEDMFEQFKQRKGYDLAGYFPFVLFKVGEMGNASKEAYGADVSDDLRELFNRVRYDFEDVRVALFKERFIDTFTAWCKENHVQSRMQAYGRECNPLEGSLSIDIPECETWLGSGEGKEFSDEDYRRGRAYSMSNKFVSSAAHLSGKQIISCEEMTNTSMVFNASLELIKIAGDQSILSGVTHSVLHGFNYSPAEAPFPGWIRYGTYFNERNTWWPYFKLWADYKARTYALLQHGQMQADIAVLPPLADLSMKFGFQRDPFPSFAYPKYVFQIWEAIHQNGNGCDYVTENIIEQASIENGRLVYGTRSYHTLLLIHVEAILPNTANKIKAFTAAGGKLICIEKTPSSSPTYQQLSGTNEAIDILKDTDSKLAGTVPAPEKDFVKWYKNIQQQFSISPYVEMDNASPFVSQVYYKVGNLDVFFFSNYSFREEHLLHAKFNLSDKNAWLWDPETGKRYLYPTEATANELVIKLGPSESKMIVFDEAIRGEMFNARQFDETAAVTIDTPWKVELQGINGKTDSFQLDKLVDFGKREDLQTFGGAILYENTFLSAQHNRRKYLHLGEVYGVVEVEVNGEKVGLQWYGESVFDITDMVKDRENTLRIRCVTTLGNHLKSLKENKVAQQWTHYQPFFPMGVVGPVRHV from the coding sequence ATGAACATTAACAGAAGGCGTTTTATCAAAGTAAGTTCGTTAACAGCTGTTGGTTTACCTTTACTTCCAATGGGCAGCCTACTGGCCGTTCCAGCTAAAGGAGGCGATAGTTCGCCAGTATTAAATGAAGAATTTTACAGGGCCTTTAAAGATCCAGCTAACTCGTATAGACCATTTGTACGATGGTGGTGGAACGGTAACCGATTAGATGCGCAGGAGATCATCCGCGAATTAGATGTGATGAAGGCAGCAGGAATCGGAGGTGTGGAAATTAACCCGATACGGTTTCCGGGAGATACCGATGATCTCGGTATCGCAACACTCGACTGGCTGAGCGATGAGTGGATTGAGATGTTAAAGGTGGCCTTAAAAGGCGCCAAGGAAAGAGGTATTGTGTGCGACATGATTGTCGGTTCTGGCTGGCCTTTTGGTGGTGAATTTTTAAGTCGCAATGACCAGTCGCAGATGATCGCCTTGGAAACGAGAAACCTGCAGGGAGGAAAGACATATAAACTATCAGCACAGGAGCTCTTGGATGTTGTCGACCCCGAATTCCATTCAAAACATGAAGACAAGTTGAAAGAGTTGGTTATGGTTAAACTGGTGCCGATGCAGTTAAGTGATCTGAACTCTTGCTTAGACCTAACAGAACAAATCGGCGGTGATAGCATCAGTGTTGACGTGCCGGATGGCGAGTATGTATTGTATTACCTGGTAAAGCTTACCGGCTTTATGGCGGTTATTAATGGTGCACCGGGGGCTGGTGGCCCCGTTTTGAACCATTACAGTAAAACGGCTGTGGAGCGATACCTGAACAGAATGTCTGATAAACTGAAAGAGCATATCGGGCCTTTGGGAGATTATTTCAGATCATTTTTTACCGATAGTTTAGAACTGGAGGGCGCTAACTGGTGTGAAGATATGTTCGAACAGTTTAAGCAAAGAAAGGGCTACGATCTTGCCGGGTATTTTCCTTTTGTATTGTTCAAGGTAGGTGAGATGGGCAATGCCTCAAAGGAAGCTTATGGAGCGGATGTCAGTGACGATTTGCGGGAGCTTTTCAATCGCGTTCGCTATGACTTTGAAGATGTACGTGTTGCGCTCTTCAAAGAAAGATTTATTGATACTTTTACGGCGTGGTGTAAGGAGAATCATGTGCAATCAAGAATGCAAGCTTATGGAAGGGAATGCAATCCTTTAGAAGGTAGTCTCTCCATCGATATACCGGAGTGCGAAACTTGGTTGGGAAGCGGGGAAGGCAAAGAATTTAGTGATGAAGATTATCGCAGAGGCAGGGCATACAGTATGAGCAATAAGTTTGTTTCTTCCGCTGCTCATCTTTCCGGTAAGCAGATTATCAGCTGCGAAGAGATGACGAATACCAGTATGGTGTTCAATGCTTCCCTGGAATTAATAAAGATTGCGGGCGATCAGAGCATCTTGTCGGGGGTTACACATTCGGTGCTGCATGGATTTAATTATAGTCCGGCAGAGGCCCCCTTCCCGGGGTGGATACGCTATGGCACATACTTTAATGAGCGAAACACCTGGTGGCCATATTTTAAACTGTGGGCAGATTATAAGGCAAGAACTTATGCATTACTGCAGCACGGCCAGATGCAGGCAGATATTGCTGTGCTACCGCCATTGGCAGATCTATCTATGAAATTTGGTTTTCAGCGTGATCCTTTTCCGTCTTTCGCCTATCCCAAGTATGTGTTTCAGATCTGGGAAGCTATCCACCAGAATGGTAATGGCTGCGATTACGTTACAGAGAATATTATTGAACAGGCAAGTATTGAAAACGGGAGATTGGTGTATGGAACACGTAGCTATCATACCCTCCTGTTGATACACGTGGAAGCAATATTACCCAATACAGCTAATAAAATAAAGGCCTTTACTGCGGCAGGTGGTAAACTTATTTGTATTGAAAAGACCCCAAGTAGCTCGCCTACTTATCAGCAATTGTCTGGTACCAACGAAGCGATAGATATACTTAAGGATACCGACAGTAAACTTGCAGGTACCGTTCCGGCACCTGAAAAGGATTTTGTAAAATGGTATAAAAATATTCAGCAACAGTTCAGTATCAGCCCGTATGTGGAGATGGACAACGCCAGTCCTTTTGTAAGCCAGGTTTATTACAAGGTTGGCAATCTGGATGTTTTCTTTTTCAGCAATTACAGTTTCAGGGAAGAACATTTGCTCCATGCGAAATTTAACCTGAGTGATAAAAATGCGTGGTTATGGGATCCGGAAACAGGTAAGCGTTACCTATACCCCACAGAAGCAACAGCTAACGAATTAGTGATAAAACTCGGCCCCTCAGAATCGAAAATGATCGTTTTTGATGAGGCAATAAGGGGGGAGATGTTTAATGCCCGGCAGTTTGATGAAACAGCTGCAGTTACTATTGATACGCCGTGGAAGGTGGAGTTACAGGGCATAAATGGTAAAACCGATAGTTTTCAATTGGATAAGCTTGTTGATTTCGGCAAACGAGAAGATCTTCAGACCTTTGGTGGTGCTATTCTCTACGAGAACACCTTTCTATCAGCACAGCATAATAGACGGAAATACCTTCATCTGGGCGAAGTATACGGTGTTGTGGAAGTAGAAGTGAATGGAGAAAAAGTAGGTTTGCAATGGTACGGTGAATCGGTATTTGATATAACCGATATGGTGAAAGACAGGGAAAACACGCTGCGAATCAGATGTGTCACCACATTAGGAAATCACTTAAAATCATTAAAAGAAAACAAGGTAGCCCAGCAATGGACACATTATCAGCCCTTCTTCCCTATGGGTGTGGTCGGGCCGGTTCGACATGTATAA
- a CDS encoding MarR family winged helix-turn-helix transcriptional regulator, with amino-acid sequence MKPIVELITEWDTYASAHSEVNVEEFCKYYLAKKEALEKRNLFAGMLPPDTDSVLAKLLGRIAAIYGTYSKMALRDKLELDAFYFLNSIYHRRESQKKDIIQFHFVEQSTGMDILRRLLLAGYIKEREDPADKRAKLVSITTKGEKLLLEVYQLLLKPTLLMFRPIPDSEKQLLIDMLSPLEVKHGEILAKNRNKRLDDILLQEVGEQEIHKAYSDFSEQIKEFVKHKSPSK; translated from the coding sequence ATGAAACCTATCGTTGAACTAATTACAGAATGGGACACTTATGCGAGCGCACATAGTGAGGTCAACGTGGAGGAGTTTTGCAAATACTACTTGGCAAAAAAAGAGGCTTTGGAAAAAAGAAATTTATTTGCTGGAATGTTACCTCCGGATACCGATTCTGTGCTTGCCAAATTGCTTGGACGTATCGCTGCCATATATGGAACTTATAGCAAAATGGCCTTACGTGACAAGCTGGAGCTGGACGCGTTTTATTTTCTCAATTCGATCTATCACCGGCGGGAATCGCAGAAGAAAGATATCATCCAATTTCACTTTGTAGAGCAATCCACGGGTATGGATATTCTGCGTAGATTACTTTTAGCCGGGTACATTAAAGAACGCGAAGACCCTGCCGATAAGAGAGCAAAACTGGTTAGTATAACCACCAAGGGCGAAAAACTATTACTTGAGGTTTACCAATTGCTCCTCAAACCAACACTCCTCATGTTCCGGCCAATACCGGATAGCGAAAAACAGTTGTTGATCGATATGTTGAGCCCACTTGAGGTAAAACATGGTGAGATACTTGCTAAAAATCGAAACAAACGATTAGACGATATCCTGCTCCAGGAAGTTGGTGAACAGGAGATTCATAAAGCTTACAGTGACTTTTCGGAACAGATCAAAGAATTTGTTAAACACAAGTCGCCATCGAAATAA